AGAAAGGGTGGGATGGTTCTGTTGTCGGGGATTTCATAGCGGGCTGTTCCTTCCCGTTGCACGCACTTGGGAGTTAGGGATTTCGGTTTACGTTCGATATACGTCTTTGGGTATGGGCTGCTTTGTTATTATGCTGGAGTTGTCCCCTTTCTTTTGTCACTCAGCACTACTTGAGAACTCATTTTTGAAGATAAACAGTTGGATTTTGTTCGATACCCAACATGCAGAATCGATGCACCTTGGGACGGCATTAGATTGCCGTTtgctatagatatatatatagtgtGCTAACAGCTTCAAAAGACATAACTCGTAGATAGCGTGCCAATCAGACACGGAGAGACCCACCCAAACCAACAATGAACGCCGGACTCTGCCAATTCAGGGAAACAGAAAGAGATGCAAATTTAATGGAAAATGATAATCATGCAACCCAAGTTCCTTACAGCTGCTTGATAATCTTCTCAATGCTCTCCAGGAGGATATCAGCTGCAGAGACGTTAGCACCGGTTCGACACGTTTGAGCTAGGGTAGAATTTGACTTACCATGGTGCTGCTGGAAGATCAGCATGGGCCGGAGGCGAACGGCGCTGACTCCGCTTCCACCAATGTTGACACCGACGCCCTTGGCCTTGCCGAGGAACTCGTCACGCTTGGGGGTATCCCAGGCAATGAAGGTTCCCTGGCCCTTACCACGGAGGTTCTGCAGATGCTCGGGGTACTTCTCAGCAAGGCGCTGGAGACCAGAGTACAGGTATTCACCGGTCTTGGCGGTGTGCTCGACGAGGTTCAGGCGCTCGATCTCCTCAATGATACCACGGAAGATGAGGGCACGAGCGGGGTCACCCATCCAGGTGTTGAACTGACGGTAAGGCTTGTTGGGACGCAGGGCGGGGTTACCGTAGTAGTAACCGGCGGtctgggccttcttcgaGAAGGTCACCATGTCGGGAGGGGTCTCGAGGTTCCAGTGGTCGTGGGCCCAGAACTTGCCTGTAGCTCCAACACCGGTCTGCACCTCATCGACGATGAAGAGAACGTTGTTACGCTTGGTGATCTCGCGCAGGCCGCGGAAGAAGGCAGGAGAGGCGTGGTTGTCTCCACCCTCGGACTGGATGGGCTCGACAACGACGGCGGCGACAGGGTTGTGCCATTCCTTGATCAAACGCTCGGTCTCCTGGAGGCAGCGCTGTTCCTCCTGGGCGTTCTCCTGAGCATGCTCTTCAAGTGGGTACttgagggaggggaaaggcGCCTGGGGCCAGTCGAAGGCAGGGATGTCGAGCTTGTGGATGGGCTTACTGCGGGTGGTGGACAGACTGCCAAAGAGACGGCCGTGGAAAGCAGACTTGAAGGACATGATAGACAGCTGTGGGGAGCCTGGAGACTGGTTGTTCATGGTAGTCTGCAGTTCCTCCTCAGTGAACTCCTTCTCGGGACCTCCACGCTGCAACTGACGGTAGTACATGAAAGCGGCTTTGTAGGCAGTCTCGTTGGCGTCAGATCCGGCCATGGCGGTGAAGACCTGGTTCAGGCCCTTGGGGGCGACCTTGAGGATACCAGTGTTCAAGATGTCAGCCCAGTCAGCAGAGGGGAAGTTGCCCAGGGCTGGTCGGTTGATCAAAGAGGTAGTCATCTCGGGCGATTGAGCGACTTTGGTGAGATGGGGGTTGTTGTAGCCAACAGGGATAGAAGCAATCTGAGCGTAGCTAGCGACGGACATCAGCCATAAGGTAGGGGATACGGAGGAGATGACAATTAAAGTAGAACTTACACATCCAGGAGGACATTTCCATCGAGATCAGCAATACTAGCGCACATTGTTAGCAATTGCTACGGCAAGCATGCGTTACCACCAAGCGAGTGACATACTAGTTACCAATAGACTTGGAATAATCAGTGAGCATGTTCAAGCTTCGCACGTCAAAGACCTTGTCCAATTCAGCTGTGGCAGCCTTGTTCTTAGGGCCCGGGATGGCGGTGGCCAACTTGGGACCAGCGGGCTCATCAGCAAAGAAGGGCTTCGCCGCCGCGCGAAGGTGCGGGGTGGTGCTGATGGTGCGGGCAGTCGGCACGCGCGTCACCGAGCGCAATCTGAAGCTGGAGCGAGCAATGGAGGCCATTATGATTGATTTATTATGAGAAATGAGGGTGTACAGAGGTGTGGCGATTCTCCCGCTGCGTGAGttggggagaagaagaactcCTGGCAGCAGATGTGGGGAGACGGTGATAAGGTAGATAAGAGCTCGATTGCTTTGATCACAGCTCAATCAAGCACGAGTCTCGAGGCAATTGAATCCGCCAGGGGTATATTTTGGAAACTGAGTAGAATACAAAGGAACAAGGGGAATTGCGGCGACCAGCTAGTCTTATATCACCAAGAATTCTAGGTCTTGAGCGGAATGCCGGCGAATTTGGAGCTCTCTGTTGAGCTGCCCCGCGGCCGGGGGGAGCTATCGTCGGCGAGTTGAACCAATCAGAACGCGTTCGACCACCGCCGTCGGCGATAACAGCGAAGTAAGGACTCAGAGGGAAATGCTCTGGCTAATCACCTCTGGCCAAATAGTTGTCCCAATGAAGAAGGTCTTCGCCGGAATCTATTGCAAATAATCTTAGTCAAAGATTCTAAACATCAATTGTTGTTTGTCATTATTATAGGAGTGTGTCAATGGTCTCAATTCCCTCCCAGAATAGAAGCTCTTTTAAGTCTTCCCCAAATCCGATAAGCGATAAGACGTCACGTTTATCAATGTGCGATAAGGACTGCCACTCCCGCGTGATCACAGAAGATCTACGGCTTCACTCTCTAGGTAAATGGATTGGCGTAAATGTTCAAGAGTCTCTACATATCCCCGACTTGGGATCTCGAGTCAACTATAAGATCATAGATCATGGTGCTATATGCATGCTAATCTCATCTGAACATGTTGCGCATATTGCGTTGCTTTCGagaaaatatatatgatAGACGTCACAGTTAACTCATGTTTTCCTTGTCACACTTCAATGGCTAAGAAAAGACACGCACTCTTCTTGAAGACAGTACAACGTCATTGATGGATGAATCACTTGCAAAAACAATTGCTAACTCAACATAGGACACAAAAAAACAATCCTATATTGGCTATGGGAGCCTGTACATAAGTACAATAACTTCGATCCCTCTCTACGAGATCATGGTGTAATAAAGTACTACCTAAGCTTCCCCTCCGGATATCAAGTCGGTTGATATAATATCATTTGTTATATAGACGCTATATAAGCTTTCAGAAAATTGCAGCAAGTTTCGCCTGGATTGAAAGCAAATATCGGCGGCTGGCCTAGCCTCGTAGTAAGATATATCAAACAACCAAGCCAATAGTAGTTACTCAAAAACTAGATACATTCAACCACAGCTTGAGCACCAGCTAATCCTCCTCGGAAGCGTTGAGCAAGAAACCGATTGAGTTAGCCTCATTCTCGTAGTAGCTGTCGCCCGGATCACTATAATCCTCTAATGACCCGCTATATCCCTCACTCGACAAGTCCTGATGCTGATCAGGAGAGATTTCTGAATCAAGGGAGTTGCCTTCTTCCCATCCTTTGGTCTGCCCTCTTGATATCATCTCAGCACTCGAAGATGTATCGGAACAGACTTCCACTGAAACTGATAGAGAGATTGGCGAGAGATGTGCCGTAAATCTTTCATCATGCTTTCTAAACGCAGGCAGGATGGTGGCCTGGTACCAACCCTTCTCCTCAATGAGCTTGTCCCATTTCCAATGTCCAacaatctcttcttctccaaccaCCCAAAGGCAGAGGAATTCATCTTGATAGTCCCGATAGAACGTCCGGTATGGCTTCCTTACCCTGTAGTAGCACATTTCATCAACCGTACTAAGAAGGTATCGACCCTTAGCCCTTCGGACCCTGGGATTGATAACCGTAAGCGTCTGAGAGCCTCTCTTCCGGGGCCTTTTTTGGGCAAGTCTCCGTGCAGCTCCTGCGGATGTAGTGAATGAGATGAACGGTGTGGGAGCCCGGGAATTGTGGGCGTGGATTGATAACGATATTGCCCGGGCCTCGAAAGTGTCTAGTCTTTTGATTTGATCTCTTGAATAAAGGCGGTTTTTTGATGTTGGCTTGACCGTCGAGTGGGAATCCCAGATTCTGAGGAGTGGCTTGTCGAGAGCTAAGCGAAATGCAGAATACCATGGATGttcgtcttcctcggtgGGTTCTGGAAAATATTCCAGAGGTATATCCTCTGTTGGAGTGGATGCTTGTGCCATTAGGTTAGAAGCACGGTATCTAGTTGCTATACGGTCGGTTGTTTGGTGGTTAGTATTGTGCGTTGTTTGTAAGCTGGAGGAAGCTGGATGGAGACTCTCCTTCTGTGGTTTTAACAGTAAAACACTGTCTCTGTGACTCATCTCTTTGCAAATTGTGAAGACATGTTATGGTAATCATGACGACTTTTGCTGAAGCGTAAGGGCATGACTGCGACTAGAGAGTGCGTAATGAGCGATAGTGGCATGCAAATTGCTTTCTTTGCAAGCCTCGTCAGTAAGaatgaaggaagaatggtAGCAATGCGACTGACAATGGTGATGCTTGTAATTCCTGCTGGGGCACCTAGCATGAAGTTGAGCTTCGAGAATTAGCTCTACTATAATGTTATCAGAAGGGGGGCTATGGTAACTGGGACCCCGCTAGTATGGAACTAATCATAATAATATGCTACTTTCACCACATTAGTAGGGACGTGGGGACTATTGCTGATTGTTTTTTATAAGGTGTATGATTGATCAGACACTGACAGTTCAACTCAGGCAAATTTACATTTCGTAGCTTGGAGAAGCTGGCGGTCGACAGATGAGTACTACCACACCAATCTTTGTCGAGTGATACCCAAGTATGGTTGTAGCTGTTATTGTCGAGATCGGA
This DNA window, taken from Aspergillus flavus chromosome 5, complete sequence, encodes the following:
- a CDS encoding aminotransferase class-III-domain-containing protein; protein product: MASIARSSFRLRSVTRVPTARTISTTPHLRAAAKPFFADEPAGPKLATAIPGPKNKAATAELDKVFDVRSLNMLTDYSKSIGNYIADLDGNVLLDVYAQIASIPVGYNNPHLTKVAQSPEMTTSLINRPALGNFPSADWADILNTGILKVAPKGLNQVFTAMAGSDANETAYKAAFMYYRQLQRGGPEKEFTEEELQTTMNNQSPGSPQLSIMSFKSAFHGRLFGSLSTTRSKPIHKLDIPAFDWPQAPFPSLKYPLEEHAQENAQEEQRCLQETERLIKEWHNPVAAVVVEPIQSEGGDNHASPAFFRGLREITKRNNVLFIVDEVQTGVGATGKFWAHDHWNLETPPDMVTFSKKAQTAGYYYGNPALRPNKPYRQFNTWMGDPARALIFRGIIEEIERLNLVEHTAKTGEYLYSGLQRLAEKYPEHLQNLRGKGQGTFIAWDTPKRDEFLGKAKGVGVNIGGSGVSAVRLRPMLIFQQHHADILLESIEKIIKQL